Proteins from a genomic interval of Streptomyces sp. NBC_00820:
- a CDS encoding DUF4383 domain-containing protein, with translation MATHAVHRRSERPARGRIRFDEHLPVDHRLNTVYRIGAGVIGLFLLVFGILGLVDEIGFFNTGGDTVAGLNTNGALSVLSIVVGVLLLVGMVIGGNLASTLNMVFGILFILSGFVNLGLLDTDSNILAFKIQNVFFTFVVGVLLMAFGMYGRVGSTLPHDNPYWRSRHPESADERQEPTRPAVSPGP, from the coding sequence ATGGCCACACACGCAGTGCACAGGCGATCCGAGCGCCCCGCACGGGGACGCATCCGATTCGACGAGCACCTGCCCGTCGATCACCGCCTGAACACGGTCTACCGGATCGGCGCGGGTGTCATCGGCCTGTTCCTGCTCGTCTTCGGCATCCTCGGCCTGGTCGACGAGATCGGGTTCTTCAACACCGGTGGCGACACGGTGGCGGGCCTGAACACCAACGGCGCACTGAGCGTGCTGTCGATCGTCGTCGGGGTGCTGCTCCTGGTGGGGATGGTGATCGGCGGGAACCTCGCGTCCACGCTGAACATGGTCTTCGGCATCCTGTTCATCCTGAGCGGGTTCGTGAACCTGGGCCTGCTGGACACCGACAGCAACATCCTGGCGTTCAAGATCCAGAACGTGTTCTTCACCTTCGTCGTCGGCGTGCTGCTGATGGCGTTCGGGATGTACGGCCGCGTCGGCTCGACGCTGCCGCACGACAACCCGTACTGGCGTTCCCGCCACCCCGAGTCGGCCGACGAACGGCAGGAGCCCACGCGACCGGCGGTCTCACCAGGACCCTGA
- a CDS encoding DoxX family protein, whose protein sequence is MSARLDSAQPYVVGLFRIVIGLLFAIHGGASLFGVLGGAVGTHGGTIAAGTWPGWYAAVIQLVAGGLVLLGLGTRGAALIASGSMAYAYFDVHQQAALWPIQNGGEPSVLFCWAFFLIVFTGSGAFGLDRLFAGRTTATTGETAAAQSAEQAPIAA, encoded by the coding sequence CTGTCCGCCCGCCTCGACTCCGCTCAGCCGTACGTCGTCGGGCTCTTCCGCATCGTGATCGGCCTGCTGTTCGCCATTCACGGCGGGGCCTCGCTGTTCGGCGTCCTCGGCGGCGCCGTGGGCACCCACGGCGGCACCATCGCGGCCGGCACCTGGCCGGGCTGGTACGCGGCCGTGATCCAGCTGGTCGCCGGCGGCCTCGTCCTGCTCGGCCTCGGCACCCGGGGTGCGGCACTGATCGCCTCGGGCTCGATGGCGTACGCCTACTTCGACGTCCACCAGCAGGCCGCCCTGTGGCCCATCCAGAACGGCGGCGAGCCGTCCGTCCTCTTCTGCTGGGCCTTCTTCCTGATCGTCTTCACCGGTTCCGGCGCCTTCGGCCTGGACCGTCTCTTCGCCGGCCGCACCACGGCGACCACCGGCGAGACGGCCGCCGCGCAGAGCGCGGAGCAGGCCCCGATAGCCGCCTGA
- a CDS encoding HAD family hydrolase, with translation MAVLVASDLDRTLIYSSAALALTMPDARAPRLLCVEVHENKPLSYMTETAARLLTDLGDAAVFVPTTTRTRKQYQRVNLPGPQPKFAICANGGHLLVDGVTDQDWHAGVLARLADECAPLEEISARLDLSADPAWVRKHRVAEDLFAYLVVERELLPEEWVKELAAWAEDRGWTVSLQGRKIYAVPKPLTKSAAVREVARRTGAKLTLTAGDSLLDADLLLAADRGWRPGHGELADADWTAAAIIALPERGVLAGERITREFLQAARGASAATGQHS, from the coding sequence ATGGCCGTACTGGTGGCGAGTGACCTCGACCGCACGCTGATCTACTCCTCGGCCGCCCTGGCCCTGACGATGCCCGACGCGCGCGCACCCCGGCTGCTGTGCGTGGAGGTCCACGAGAACAAGCCGCTGTCGTACATGACGGAGACGGCGGCCCGGCTGCTGACCGACCTGGGCGACGCGGCCGTGTTCGTGCCCACCACGACCCGCACCCGCAAGCAGTACCAGCGCGTCAACCTGCCCGGACCGCAGCCGAAGTTCGCCATCTGCGCCAACGGCGGCCATCTCCTGGTGGACGGGGTCACCGACCAGGACTGGCACGCCGGGGTGCTGGCGCGGCTCGCCGACGAGTGCGCTCCGCTGGAGGAGATCAGTGCCCGCCTGGACCTGTCCGCCGATCCCGCGTGGGTGCGCAAGCACCGGGTCGCGGAGGACCTGTTCGCCTACCTCGTCGTCGAGCGCGAGCTGCTGCCCGAGGAGTGGGTGAAGGAGCTGGCGGCGTGGGCGGAGGACCGGGGCTGGACGGTGTCCCTCCAGGGCCGGAAGATCTACGCCGTCCCCAAGCCGCTCACCAAGAGCGCGGCCGTCCGCGAGGTCGCCCGCCGCACGGGAGCGAAGCTGACGCTGACGGCCGGGGACTCCCTCCTGGACGCCGACCTGCTGCTGGCCGCCGACCGGGGCTGGCGCCCCGGCCACGGCGAGCTGGCCGACGCCGACTGGACCGCCGCGGCGATCATCGCCCTGCCGGAGCGGGGGGTGCTGGCGGGGGAGCGGATCACCCGTGAGTTCCTGCAGGCGGCCCGGGGTGCGTCGGCGGCGACGGGCCAACACTCGTAG
- a CDS encoding superoxide dismutase family protein, protein MVGALCAGAVAAVVFGAGAGAGVGAGAGTAATDGYTVAAEGRFAPPTAFIPSAAVTYDQKLVPAASWIRVRQRTGPGGVTTVDLSVTGFRPGQSYGAYVHQRPCGASPADAGGRYQNRPGADTAQAGPDNEVRLDFTADAKGAGRADVRHDWGFRQGEAASVVIQDRPGAEGVRVACFTVPFGWVTGLS, encoded by the coding sequence ATGGTGGGAGCCCTGTGTGCGGGCGCCGTCGCCGCGGTCGTGTTCGGGGCGGGGGCGGGGGCGGGGGTGGGGGCAGGGGCCGGGACCGCCGCGACCGACGGCTACACCGTCGCGGCCGAGGGGCGGTTCGCGCCGCCCACCGCCTTCATCCCGTCGGCGGCGGTGACGTACGACCAGAAGCTCGTGCCGGCGGCCTCCTGGATCCGGGTGCGGCAGCGGACCGGGCCGGGCGGTGTCACGACGGTCGACCTGAGCGTGACCGGGTTCCGGCCGGGACAGAGCTACGGCGCCTACGTGCACCAGCGGCCGTGCGGCGCCTCTCCGGCCGACGCGGGCGGCCGCTATCAGAACCGGCCCGGCGCCGACACCGCCCAGGCCGGCCCGGACAACGAGGTCCGGCTCGACTTCACGGCCGACGCGAAGGGCGCGGGTCGTGCGGACGTCCGGCACGACTGGGGCTTCCGGCAGGGCGAGGCCGCCTCCGTGGTGATCCAGGACCGGCCGGGCGCCGAGGGCGTCCGCGTGGCCTGCTTCACGGTGCCGTTCGGCTGGGTGACCGGGCTGTCGTGA
- a CDS encoding HNH endonuclease family protein has protein sequence MPKFYARRRVSILAALTGLIASAALLNSPSASAALPTPVSGATARSYLSQLTVASENRTGYSRDLFPTWITISGTCNTREYILKRDGSNVVTDSACVSQSGSWYSPYDGATWSSPSDVDIDHLVPLAEAWDSGASQWTTAQRQAFANDVTRPQLLAVTDNVNQSKGDQDPATWMPALTSYRCTYVRAWVQVKYYYNLSVDSAEKSALQSDLAGC, from the coding sequence ATGCCGAAGTTCTACGCGCGTCGACGGGTGAGCATACTCGCCGCCCTCACCGGGCTCATAGCCTCCGCCGCGCTCCTCAACTCCCCGAGCGCCTCCGCCGCACTGCCGACGCCGGTCAGCGGTGCCACCGCCCGCAGCTACCTCTCCCAGCTCACCGTGGCCTCCGAGAACCGCACCGGCTACAGCCGGGACCTGTTCCCGACCTGGATCACCATCAGCGGCACCTGCAACACGCGCGAGTACATCCTCAAGCGGGACGGCTCCAACGTCGTCACCGACTCCGCGTGCGTCTCCCAGAGCGGCAGCTGGTACTCCCCGTACGACGGCGCGACCTGGAGCTCCCCCTCCGACGTCGACATCGACCACCTCGTCCCGCTCGCCGAGGCCTGGGACTCCGGCGCGAGCCAGTGGACCACCGCCCAGCGCCAGGCCTTCGCCAACGACGTGACCCGCCCCCAGCTCCTCGCCGTCACGGACAACGTCAACCAGTCCAAGGGCGACCAGGACCCGGCGACCTGGATGCCGGCGCTCACGTCGTACCGCTGCACCTACGTCCGCGCCTGGGTCCAGGTGAAGTACTACTACAACCTCTCCGTCGACTCCGCGGAGAAGAGCGCGCTGCAGAGCGACCTGGCCGGCTGCTGA
- a CDS encoding FmdB family zinc ribbon protein: MPRYEYRCRTCGDTFELSRPMAESAAPAACPAGHDDTVKLLSTVAVGGTSSAPAPAPRSGGGGGCCGGGCCG; this comes from the coding sequence ATGCCTCGCTACGAGTACCGCTGCCGGACCTGCGGCGACACCTTCGAACTCAGCCGCCCCATGGCGGAGTCCGCCGCCCCCGCGGCCTGCCCCGCCGGCCATGACGACACGGTCAAGCTGCTGTCGACGGTCGCCGTGGGCGGCACGTCCAGCGCCCCGGCCCCCGCACCCCGCTCGGGCGGTGGCGGCGGCTGCTGCGGCGGGGGTTGCTGCGGCTGA
- a CDS encoding DUF2277 domain-containing protein, translating into MCRSIKTLRPPVLPGEATEDDIHAAALQYVRKVSGFRAPAAHNREAFERAVEAVAAATAELMDGLEVRGQQPVRGTAG; encoded by the coding sequence ATGTGCCGGAGTATCAAGACGCTGCGTCCGCCCGTGCTGCCCGGTGAGGCCACCGAGGACGACATCCACGCCGCCGCGCTGCAGTACGTGCGCAAGGTCTCGGGGTTCCGGGCGCCCGCCGCCCACAACCGCGAGGCGTTCGAACGGGCCGTGGAGGCCGTGGCCGCGGCCACGGCGGAGCTGATGGACGGGCTGGAGGTACGGGGGCAGCAGCCCGTGCGGGGGACGGCGGGCTAG
- a CDS encoding DedA family protein has protein sequence MLESVGSLTAGPWIYAMVAVSVLLDVFVPVLPSGVLVITAATAAAAGSGATSGRVPHDVPDIVALTLSAATASVLGDLVAYRLAWRGGERLDRAIARSRRLTHAQERLGEAVSRGGGALVILARFAPAGRSVVSFCAGAAHRRVRDFLPWSAAAGLSWAVYSVALGYYGARWLGATWLATGVSVAALFGAGAAAAFLMRRRPAEG, from the coding sequence GTGTTGGAGAGCGTGGGGTCGCTGACGGCCGGACCATGGATCTACGCCATGGTGGCCGTGTCCGTCCTGCTCGACGTGTTCGTGCCGGTGCTGCCGAGCGGGGTGCTCGTCATCACGGCGGCCACGGCGGCGGCAGCGGGCTCGGGCGCCACGTCGGGCCGGGTCCCGCACGACGTGCCGGACATCGTCGCCCTGACCCTCTCCGCGGCGACCGCCTCCGTCCTCGGCGACCTGGTGGCCTACCGGCTGGCCTGGCGGGGCGGCGAACGCCTGGACCGCGCGATCGCCCGGTCGCGGCGCCTCACCCACGCGCAGGAACGTCTCGGCGAGGCCGTGTCCCGGGGCGGCGGCGCCCTGGTGATCCTGGCCCGCTTCGCCCCCGCGGGCCGCTCGGTCGTCTCCTTCTGCGCCGGCGCCGCCCACCGCCGCGTCCGCGACTTCCTGCCCTGGTCCGCCGCCGCCGGCCTCTCCTGGGCCGTCTACAGCGTGGCCCTCGGCTACTACGGCGCCCGCTGGCTGGGCGCGACCTGGCTGGCCACCGGGGTGTCGGTGGCGGCCCTGTTCGGCGCGGGAGCGGCAGCGGCGTTCCTCATGCGCCGCCGGCCCGCGGAAGGCTGA
- a CDS encoding phosphoribosyltransferase, translating into MNNAVNDGVWSGSWVAERLGVELEGDDGLTALLGLALRRNPKRAHLLVSHVLGKHIPQSPSVVYGHGFRLGRRVRALLGDTEAAAAVVLGYAETATGLGHSVADGLGPAPYLHSTRRPVTGVVQAGGFEESHSHATTHLLLPENPALLAGDGPLVLVDDEFSTGNTVLNTIRDLHARHPRRRYVVVALVDMRSAGDAVRLERFATEIGARVDLVAAASGTVRLPEGVLAKGQELVARHESGNSAGSGTHTAGPADPSHDRIARVGRVDLRWPHGLPDGGRHGFTAAHRTRLEAALPAMAARVAEALPAGARRVLVLGFEELMYAPLRVARELEQAVPAEVRFSTTTRSPVLAVDDPGYAIRTRLAFPAHDDPADGPGERYAYNVAGAGFDAVVAVVDSAADTPLLRAPGGLLDRLAAHIPHVLLAVVPSYVPAPPAAPERPPMLSEPLRGPAFSSYAPEEVGWLLQDLSDVTLEAPTEEREEAIQSGGAHYAESLPVEYQPSEQYQELFHTALDASAARLAQAVGVVTETVIAELAHSRPRPDAGTPAPRPVLVSLARAGTPVGVLMRRWAQHRYGYRLPHYAVSIVRGRGIDANALRWLAAHHDPRDVVFVDGWTGKGAITRELTQAIEEFEKREGVTGFNPEIAVLADPGSCVRTYGTREDFLIPSACLNSTVSGLISRTVLRADLVGPDDFHGAKFYRELAGADVSVDFLDAVSARFPEVTETVDAAVKELMAQDRTPTWDGWRAVERISEEYGIHDVNLVKPGVGETTRVLLRRVPWKILAKAGAGADLDHVRLLAEQRGVPVEEVGELPYTCVGLIHPKYTRGATGADGKAVNL; encoded by the coding sequence ATGAACAACGCAGTGAACGACGGGGTCTGGTCCGGCAGCTGGGTCGCCGAGCGGCTCGGGGTCGAACTGGAGGGCGACGACGGCCTGACGGCCCTGCTCGGGCTCGCGCTGCGCCGCAACCCCAAGCGCGCCCACCTGCTCGTCTCGCACGTGCTCGGCAAGCACATCCCGCAGTCGCCCTCCGTGGTCTACGGCCACGGCTTCCGGCTGGGCCGCCGGGTCCGCGCCCTGCTCGGCGACACGGAGGCGGCCGCGGCGGTCGTCCTCGGCTACGCGGAGACCGCCACCGGCCTCGGCCACTCCGTCGCCGACGGCCTCGGCCCCGCCCCGTACCTGCACTCCACCCGCCGCCCGGTCACCGGCGTCGTCCAGGCCGGCGGCTTCGAGGAATCCCACTCCCACGCCACCACCCACCTGCTGCTCCCGGAGAACCCGGCCCTGCTCGCCGGTGACGGCCCGCTGGTGCTGGTCGACGACGAGTTCTCCACCGGCAACACGGTCCTCAACACCATCCGCGACCTGCACGCCCGCCATCCGCGACGCCGGTACGTGGTGGTCGCCCTGGTCGACATGCGCTCCGCCGGGGACGCCGTCCGGCTGGAACGTTTCGCCACCGAGATCGGCGCCCGCGTCGACCTCGTCGCCGCCGCCTCCGGCACCGTACGGCTCCCGGAGGGCGTACTGGCGAAGGGGCAGGAACTGGTCGCCCGCCACGAGAGCGGGAACTCCGCCGGGAGCGGCACGCACACCGCGGGGCCGGCCGACCCGTCGCACGACCGGATCGCCCGGGTCGGCCGGGTCGACCTGCGCTGGCCCCACGGCCTGCCCGACGGCGGACGGCACGGGTTCACGGCGGCGCACCGAACCCGCCTGGAGGCCGCGCTGCCGGCCATGGCCGCCCGCGTCGCCGAGGCGCTGCCCGCCGGAGCCCGGCGGGTGCTCGTGCTGGGCTTCGAGGAGCTGATGTACGCCCCGCTGCGCGTCGCCCGCGAGCTGGAGCAGGCCGTCCCGGCCGAGGTGCGCTTCTCGACCACCACCCGCTCGCCCGTCCTCGCCGTCGACGACCCCGGCTACGCCATCCGCACCCGCCTGGCCTTCCCCGCCCACGACGACCCGGCCGACGGCCCCGGCGAGCGCTACGCCTACAACGTCGCCGGCGCCGGCTTCGACGCCGTGGTCGCCGTCGTCGACTCCGCCGCCGACACCCCCCTGCTGCGGGCCCCCGGGGGCCTCCTGGACCGCCTCGCGGCCCACATCCCGCACGTCCTGCTCGCGGTCGTACCCTCCTACGTCCCCGCGCCCCCCGCCGCCCCCGAAAGGCCGCCCATGCTGTCCGAGCCCCTCCGCGGCCCCGCCTTCTCCTCGTACGCGCCCGAAGAGGTCGGCTGGCTGCTCCAGGACCTCTCGGACGTGACCCTGGAGGCGCCGACCGAGGAGCGCGAGGAGGCCATCCAGAGCGGCGGCGCGCACTACGCCGAGTCGCTGCCGGTGGAGTACCAGCCCAGCGAGCAGTACCAGGAGCTGTTCCACACCGCCCTGGACGCCTCGGCCGCCCGCCTCGCCCAGGCCGTCGGCGTGGTCACCGAAACGGTGATCGCCGAGCTCGCCCACTCCCGGCCCCGCCCGGACGCCGGCACCCCCGCCCCCCGCCCGGTGCTGGTCTCCCTGGCCCGCGCCGGCACCCCCGTGGGCGTGCTGATGCGCCGCTGGGCCCAGCACCGCTACGGCTACCGGCTCCCGCACTACGCCGTCTCCATCGTCCGCGGCCGCGGCATCGACGCCAACGCGCTGCGCTGGCTCGCCGCCCACCACGACCCCCGCGACGTCGTCTTCGTCGACGGCTGGACCGGCAAGGGCGCCATCACCCGCGAACTCACCCAGGCCATCGAGGAGTTCGAGAAGCGGGAGGGTGTCACCGGCTTCAACCCGGAGATCGCCGTACTCGCCGACCCCGGCTCCTGCGTGCGCACCTACGGCACCCGCGAGGACTTCCTCATACCCTCCGCCTGCCTCAACTCGACCGTCTCCGGCCTGATATCGCGCACCGTCCTGCGCGCCGACCTCGTCGGCCCGGACGACTTCCACGGCGCCAAGTTCTACCGCGAACTCGCCGGTGCCGACGTCTCCGTGGACTTCCTCGACGCCGTGTCCGCCCGCTTCCCCGAGGTCACCGAGACCGTCGACGCGGCGGTCAAGGAGCTGATGGCCCAGGACCGCACCCCGACCTGGGACGGCTGGCGGGCCGTCGAGCGGATCAGCGAGGAGTACGGCATCCACGACGTCAACCTCGTCAAGCCCGGCGTCGGCGAGACCACCCGTGTGCTGCTGCGCCGGGTGCCCTGGAAGATCCTCGCCAAGGCCGGCGCCGGAGCCGACCTCGACCACGTCCGCCTGCTCGCGGAGCAGCGCGGGGTACCGGTCGAGGAGGTCGGCGAACTTCCTTACACCTGCGTGGGGTTGATCCACCCCAAGTACACTCGGGGCGCGACCGGTGCCGACGGCAAGGCGGTGAACCTCTGA
- a CDS encoding HpcH/HpaI aldolase/citrate lyase family protein: MRHFGHIAPEVRKRLFHQEPCTFTADSPARLLAAALGATLYSPATRPRLADDIAKQAAIGVVSMVLCLEDSIDDADVPAGEENLVRQFADLDARTDTELPLLFIRVRTPEQIPDLVRRLGGSVRLLSGFVLPKFTGERGEPFLEALSAAEAASGRRLFAMPVLESPELLYRESRVETLEGILRTIGRYRERVLALRLGVTDFCSSYGLRRAPDMTAYDVQIVASVIADVVNMLGRADGTGYTVTGPVWEYFRVPERMFKPQLRQSPFLEVQAVELREKLIEHAMDGLLREISLDQANGLLGKTCIHPSHVLPVHALSVVSHEEFSDAQDILRPERGGGGVLRSAYTNKMNEVKPHRAWAERTLLRAEIFGVANEDVGFVELLAAGIPG; this comes from the coding sequence ATGCGTCATTTCGGGCACATCGCCCCCGAGGTGCGGAAGCGTCTGTTCCACCAGGAGCCGTGCACGTTCACCGCAGACTCCCCGGCCCGGCTGCTCGCCGCGGCCCTGGGGGCCACGCTGTACAGTCCGGCCACCCGGCCGCGCCTCGCGGACGACATCGCCAAACAGGCCGCGATCGGCGTGGTCTCGATGGTGCTGTGCCTGGAGGACTCCATCGACGACGCGGACGTCCCGGCCGGCGAGGAGAACCTCGTCCGCCAGTTCGCCGACCTCGACGCGCGCACGGACACGGAACTGCCACTGCTCTTCATCCGGGTCCGCACCCCCGAGCAGATCCCCGACCTCGTCCGCCGCCTCGGCGGCTCCGTACGGCTGCTCTCCGGCTTCGTGCTGCCCAAGTTCACCGGGGAGCGCGGCGAGCCCTTCCTGGAGGCGCTCAGCGCCGCCGAGGCCGCCAGCGGCAGGCGGCTGTTCGCCATGCCCGTCCTGGAGTCGCCCGAGCTGCTCTACCGCGAGTCCCGCGTGGAGACCCTGGAGGGCATCCTCCGCACGATCGGCAGGTACCGCGAGCGGGTCCTGGCCCTGCGCCTGGGCGTCACCGACTTCTGCTCCTCCTACGGGCTGCGCCGGGCCCCCGACATGACCGCCTACGACGTCCAGATCGTCGCCTCCGTGATCGCCGACGTGGTCAACATGCTCGGCCGGGCCGACGGCACCGGATACACCGTGACGGGGCCCGTGTGGGAGTACTTCCGCGTCCCCGAGCGCATGTTCAAGCCACAGCTGCGGCAGAGCCCCTTCCTTGAGGTGCAGGCCGTGGAGCTGCGCGAGAAGCTGATCGAGCACGCCATGGACGGGCTGCTGCGGGAGATCTCGCTGGACCAGGCCAACGGCCTGCTCGGCAAGACCTGCATCCACCCCTCCCACGTCCTGCCCGTGCATGCGCTGTCCGTGGTCAGTCACGAAGAGTTCAGCGACGCCCAGGACATCCTGCGGCCGGAACGCGGCGGCGGGGGTGTACTCCGATCGGCCTACACGAACAAGATGAACGAAGTGAAGCCACACCGCGCCTGGGCCGAGCGCACCCTGCTGCGCGCCGAGATCTTCGGCGTCGCCAACGAGGACGTCGGTTTCGTGGAGCTGCTCGCCGCCGGAATCCCCGGCTGA
- a CDS encoding ketopantoate reductase family protein: protein MTLTTSKPTVAILGPGGIGGLLAALLSRSGHRVICVARETTARTLRERGIEVRSGQFGDFTAAVEADTELREPVDACLIAVKHTTLDAALTRVPPAALGDALVVPLLNGVEHPAALRARYGPDRVAPGVIRVEATRLAPRTTEPGTTGTAGTTAAPGTTARTSTGPVVIEHGSPFTEIDLAAGTASRPRLDALAAALSTAGTTARVLEDETTALWAKMAFLAPFALLTTRYGLPLGEVRTRHREELESLVAETAEVSRACGAPADPARALARYDAFPPAAKSSMQRDAEAGRPLELDAIGGALLRAADRHDVRVPVTARLVREIRAAGH, encoded by the coding sequence ATGACGCTCACCACGAGCAAGCCCACCGTGGCCATCCTGGGTCCCGGCGGCATCGGCGGCCTGCTGGCCGCCCTCCTGTCCCGTTCCGGTCACCGTGTCATCTGCGTGGCCCGGGAGACCACGGCACGCACCCTGCGCGAGCGCGGGATCGAGGTCCGCAGCGGTCAGTTCGGCGACTTCACGGCGGCCGTGGAGGCGGACACCGAGCTGCGCGAGCCCGTCGACGCCTGCCTGATCGCCGTCAAGCACACCACCCTGGACGCCGCTCTCACCCGCGTCCCTCCGGCGGCCCTCGGCGACGCGCTCGTCGTCCCCCTCCTGAACGGCGTCGAGCACCCCGCAGCCCTGCGAGCCCGCTACGGCCCCGACCGGGTCGCCCCCGGGGTGATCCGCGTGGAGGCCACCCGGCTCGCCCCCCGGACCACGGAACCCGGGACGACCGGGACGGCCGGGACGACCGCGGCACCCGGGACGACCGCCCGGACATCCACCGGGCCCGTCGTGATCGAACACGGCAGCCCGTTCACCGAGATCGACCTGGCCGCCGGCACGGCATCCCGCCCCCGCCTCGACGCCCTCGCGGCCGCCCTCTCCACCGCGGGCACGACGGCGCGCGTGCTGGAGGACGAGACCACGGCCCTGTGGGCGAAGATGGCGTTCCTCGCCCCCTTCGCCCTGCTCACCACCCGGTACGGCCTCCCCCTCGGCGAGGTACGGACCCGCCACCGCGAGGAGCTGGAGTCGCTGGTCGCCGAGACCGCCGAGGTCAGCCGCGCCTGCGGCGCCCCCGCGGACCCGGCCCGTGCGCTGGCCCGGTACGACGCCTTCCCGCCCGCCGCCAAGTCCTCCATGCAGCGCGACGCGGAGGCGGGCCGCCCGCTCGAACTCGACGCCATCGGCGGCGCGTTGCTGCGCGCGGCCGACCGGCACGACGTACGGGTGCCGGTGACGGCCCGCCTGGTGCGGGAGATCCGCGCCGCCGGCCACTGA